A genome region from Tenrec ecaudatus isolate mTenEca1 chromosome 13, mTenEca1.hap1, whole genome shotgun sequence includes the following:
- the C1QL2 gene encoding complement C1q-like protein 2 isoform X2, translated as MVLGLLIAVPLLLQAASPGAAHYEMMGTCRMICDPYTVAPGGGPAGAKAPPPGPSTAALEVMQDLSANPPPPFIQGPKGDPGRPGKPGPRGPPGEPGPPGPRGPPGEKGDLGRPGLPGLQLTAGTAGGGGVTSALSAAFSGPKIAFYVGLKSPHEGYEVLKFDDVVTNLGNHYDPTTGKFSCQVRGIYFFTYHILMRGGDGTSMWADLCKNGQVRASAIAQDADQNYDYASNSVVLHLDSGDEVYVKLDGGKAHGGNNNKYSTFSGFLLYPD; from the exons ATGGTACTCGGGTTGCTCATCGCCGTGCCACTGCTGCTGCAGGCGGCGTCCCCGGGCGCGGCGCACTACGAGATGATGGGCACCTGCCGCATGATCTGCGACCCATACACCGTCGCGCCCGGCGGGGGGCCCGCGGGCGCCAAGGCCCCGCCGCCGGGACCCAGCACTGCCGCCCTGGAAGTCATGCAGGACCTCAGCGCCAACCCTCCACCACCTTTCATCCAGGGACCCAAGGGCGACCCGGGACGACCTGGCAAACCCGGACCGCGGGGACCTCCTGGAGAGCCGGGGCCGCCAGGGCCCAGGGGGCCcccaggggagaagggagacttggGGCGCCCGGGGCTGCCTGGGCTGCAGCTGACTGCTGGCACGGCGGGGGGCGGCGGG GTGACCAGCGCGTTGAGTGCCGCCTTCAGCGGCCCCAAGATCGCCTTCTACGTGGGTCTCAAGAGCCCCCACGAAGGCTACGAGGTGTTGAAGTTCGACGACGTGGTCACCAACCTGGGCAATCACTACGACCCCACAACAGGCAAGTTCAGCTGCCAGGTGCGAGGTATCTACTTCTTCACCTACCACATCCTCATGCGTGGCGGCGACGGCAccagcatgtgggcagacctctgCAAGAACGGGCAG GTACGCGCCAGCGCCATCGCTCAGGACGCGGATCAGAATTACGACTACGCCAGCAACAGCGTGGTCCTGCACCTGGACTCTGGAGACGAGGTGTACGTGAAGCTGGACGGCGGGAAGGCTCACGggggcaacaacaacaagtacagCACGTTCTCGGGCTTTCTTCTGTACCCGGACTAG
- the C1QL2 gene encoding complement C1q-like protein 2 isoform X1, protein MVLGLLIAVPLLLQAASPGAAHYEMMGTCRMICDPYTVAPGGGPAGAKAPPPGPSTAALEVMQDLSANPPPPFIQGPKGDPGRPGKPGPRGPPGEPGPPGPRGPPGEKGDLGRPGLPGLQLTAGTAGGGGVAGGGTGGAGDAESEVTSALSAAFSGPKIAFYVGLKSPHEGYEVLKFDDVVTNLGNHYDPTTGKFSCQVRGIYFFTYHILMRGGDGTSMWADLCKNGQVRASAIAQDADQNYDYASNSVVLHLDSGDEVYVKLDGGKAHGGNNNKYSTFSGFLLYPD, encoded by the exons ATGGTACTCGGGTTGCTCATCGCCGTGCCACTGCTGCTGCAGGCGGCGTCCCCGGGCGCGGCGCACTACGAGATGATGGGCACCTGCCGCATGATCTGCGACCCATACACCGTCGCGCCCGGCGGGGGGCCCGCGGGCGCCAAGGCCCCGCCGCCGGGACCCAGCACTGCCGCCCTGGAAGTCATGCAGGACCTCAGCGCCAACCCTCCACCACCTTTCATCCAGGGACCCAAGGGCGACCCGGGACGACCTGGCAAACCCGGACCGCGGGGACCTCCTGGAGAGCCGGGGCCGCCAGGGCCCAGGGGGCCcccaggggagaagggagacttggGGCGCCCGGGGCTGCCTGGGCTGCAGCTGACTGCTGGCACGGCGGGGGGCGGCGGGGTGGCCGGCGGCGGAACCGGGGGCGCAGGCGATGCTGAGAGCGAGGTGACCAGCGCGTTGAGTGCCGCCTTCAGCGGCCCCAAGATCGCCTTCTACGTGGGTCTCAAGAGCCCCCACGAAGGCTACGAGGTGTTGAAGTTCGACGACGTGGTCACCAACCTGGGCAATCACTACGACCCCACAACAGGCAAGTTCAGCTGCCAGGTGCGAGGTATCTACTTCTTCACCTACCACATCCTCATGCGTGGCGGCGACGGCAccagcatgtgggcagacctctgCAAGAACGGGCAG GTACGCGCCAGCGCCATCGCTCAGGACGCGGATCAGAATTACGACTACGCCAGCAACAGCGTGGTCCTGCACCTGGACTCTGGAGACGAGGTGTACGTGAAGCTGGACGGCGGGAAGGCTCACGggggcaacaacaacaagtacagCACGTTCTCGGGCTTTCTTCTGTACCCGGACTAG